A single region of the Gilliamella apis genome encodes:
- a CDS encoding DMT family transporter, translated as MAYLYPLMAVFIWAGNQVVNKLSVGAIEPEVISFYRWFLALILLTPFFLRGIIKNLPQIFPQALKLMVLSLLGMALYQCLAYYAAATISVLTMGIIMSIIPLLTILLSIFILKTPPTQGVLIGSILSFIGLIWLISGGEPTRLLELGIGQGEILMLMAALSYALYGVLTKKWTMKITNWHSVYVQILFGTLMLLPGFLMSNNLTVNSDNVWLVIYAGIPASIIAPFAWIIAIKKLGANKTALFLNLTPVITAIISILFLHETLCSYHLIGGGMSFIGVILAQNLKAPLFKIKTSNKDS; from the coding sequence ATGGCTTATTTATACCCATTGATGGCAGTATTTATTTGGGCTGGCAATCAAGTTGTCAATAAATTATCTGTCGGCGCAATTGAACCTGAGGTTATCTCTTTCTACCGTTGGTTTTTAGCACTTATTCTATTAACCCCATTTTTTCTAAGAGGAATTATTAAGAACTTACCGCAAATCTTTCCTCAAGCTCTTAAATTAATGGTGCTTAGTTTATTAGGTATGGCTTTATATCAATGCCTTGCTTATTATGCAGCGGCAACAATTAGTGTGTTAACGATGGGGATCATTATGTCTATTATTCCTTTGTTAACTATCCTATTAAGCATATTCATTTTAAAAACACCACCAACTCAAGGGGTGCTAATTGGCAGTATTTTATCTTTTATTGGATTAATCTGGCTGATTAGTGGTGGTGAGCCAACTAGGCTTCTCGAACTTGGGATTGGTCAAGGTGAAATTTTAATGTTAATGGCTGCTCTGTCTTATGCACTTTATGGAGTATTAACCAAAAAATGGACAATGAAAATCACAAATTGGCACTCAGTCTATGTTCAAATTTTGTTTGGTACATTAATGTTATTGCCAGGCTTTTTAATGAGTAACAATTTAACTGTAAATTCTGACAATGTTTGGCTTGTTATTTATGCAGGTATACCGGCTTCAATTATTGCACCATTTGCTTGGATTATAGCTATAAAAAAATTAGGTGCAAATAAAACCGCCCTTTTCTTAAATTTAACACCGGTTATCACTGCAATAATTTCAATACTATTTTTGCATGAAACACTGTGTAGTTACCATTTAATTGGTGGCGGTATGTCATTTATCGGCGTTATATTAGCACAAAACTTAAAAGCACCATTGTTTAAAATCAAGACTTCAAATAAAGATTCATAA
- a CDS encoding MarC family NAAT transporter: protein MLELIQTVGFGLILFIPLTNPLTTVVLLLGLSGDMTNEERNYQSKMTCIYVFIIMIVSFYCGQLVMSTFGISIPGLRIAGGMIVGIIGFRMLFPQQPSHKTLEADAKKKEVSNNIAFVPLAMPSTAGPGTIAMIISMASTVKSGGYNVSTWVVYTSSILVPLLLCIILWFCMRSAGSIMRFMGKSGIEATSRIMGFLLVCVGTQFIINGVKELILNFPNI, encoded by the coding sequence ATGTTGGAACTTATACAAACAGTCGGTTTTGGTTTAATTCTGTTTATTCCATTAACAAACCCGTTAACTACCGTTGTACTGCTATTAGGTCTATCTGGAGATATGACCAATGAGGAACGTAATTACCAGTCGAAAATGACTTGTATTTATGTTTTCATCATCATGATTGTTTCATTTTATTGTGGACAATTGGTCATGAGCACATTCGGTATATCTATCCCTGGTTTACGAATCGCTGGTGGTATGATTGTTGGCATTATCGGTTTTAGAATGCTTTTTCCTCAACAACCCTCGCATAAAACATTAGAAGCAGATGCAAAAAAGAAAGAAGTTTCCAATAATATCGCTTTTGTTCCACTTGCAATGCCAAGTACTGCTGGACCGGGAACAATTGCTATGATAATCAGTATGGCTTCCACTGTAAAAAGTGGTGGATATAATGTATCGACTTGGGTTGTTTATACTTCATCAATACTTGTCCCTTTATTATTATGTATTATTTTATGGTTCTGTATGCGTAGTGCTGGTAGCATAATGCGCTTTATGGGTAAAAGTGGTATAGAAGCCACATCAAGAATAATGGGCTTTTTACTGGTCTGTGTTGGTACACAATTTATTATAAATGGCGTTAAAGAATTAATATTAAACTTCCCAAATATTTGA
- a CDS encoding DUF2461 domain-containing protein, whose product MANFTGFTQEGLNFLQDAWINNSRVWFEEHRSIYDNDLIKPFRLLVEQLTPTMLKIDEWFETRPAIGKTISRIHRDTRFSKDKSLYRSRLWLTFKRPNRDWKEAPAYFFEIGPDSYRYGLGYYCASKSTMDIFREEILNDPSKFLAVINCVKKPFELVGEMYKRPLIKDQDEKLSTWYNRKNIAVMVTNNHIEDVLNGDLPNKLAKGFKQLLPLYDYLMRVEMIKNIPNL is encoded by the coding sequence ATGGCAAATTTTACTGGCTTTACTCAAGAAGGGTTAAATTTTTTACAAGATGCTTGGATTAACAATAGTAGAGTTTGGTTTGAAGAGCATAGATCAATTTATGACAATGATTTGATCAAACCTTTTCGATTATTGGTTGAGCAACTAACACCAACCATGCTTAAAATTGATGAATGGTTTGAAACGCGTCCAGCTATAGGTAAAACAATTTCACGAATTCATCGTGATACGCGATTCTCTAAAGATAAGTCATTATACCGTAGTCGTTTATGGTTGACGTTTAAACGCCCTAATCGTGATTGGAAAGAAGCTCCAGCCTATTTTTTTGAAATTGGTCCAGATAGCTATAGATATGGTTTAGGTTATTATTGTGCTTCAAAATCTACTATGGATATCTTTAGAGAAGAAATACTAAATGACCCCTCTAAATTTTTGGCGGTAATTAATTGTGTTAAAAAACCATTTGAATTAGTAGGGGAAATGTATAAAAGACCATTAATCAAAGATCAAGATGAAAAATTATCGACATGGTACAATCGAAAGAACATTGCTGTAATGGTAACCAATAATCATATTGAAGATGTTCTAAATGGTGATTTACCGAATAAACTTGCTAAAGGTTTTAAACAACTTTTACCTCTATATGATTATTTGATGCGAGTAGAAATGATAAAAAATATCCCAAATCTATAG
- the kdsB gene encoding 3-deoxy-manno-octulosonate cytidylyltransferase encodes MSFTVIIPARYASSRLPGKPLADIHGKPMIIRVMEQAQKSSASRVIIATDNQQVFDVVQSYGGEVVLTSDKHNSGTERLAEVINTFQLADDEVIVNVQGDEPLIPPIIIDQVADNLVKYKTGMATLAVPIASVEEAFNPGAVKVVMDKDGYALYFSRATIPWERDRFAQLSEQNKLDSIGDFYLRHIGIYAYRAGFIRQYIQWAPSALEQIEMLEQLRVLWYGEKIHVAVAKQAPAIGVDTQEDLDKVRALYQE; translated from the coding sequence ATGAGTTTTACAGTAATTATTCCTGCTAGATATGCTTCAAGCCGTTTACCGGGAAAACCCCTTGCTGATATCCATGGCAAACCGATGATAATTCGAGTAATGGAACAAGCGCAAAAGTCATCGGCTAGTCGAGTTATCATTGCCACTGATAACCAACAAGTTTTTGATGTAGTGCAAAGCTATGGTGGTGAGGTCGTTTTAACGAGTGATAAGCATAACTCAGGAACTGAACGTTTAGCTGAAGTCATTAATACTTTTCAACTGGCTGACGATGAAGTTATTGTAAATGTTCAAGGTGATGAACCATTAATTCCACCGATTATTATTGATCAAGTTGCTGATAATTTAGTGAAATACAAGACAGGAATGGCAACTTTAGCTGTGCCGATTGCTTCCGTTGAAGAAGCATTTAACCCAGGTGCTGTAAAAGTGGTTATGGATAAAGATGGTTATGCACTCTATTTTTCTCGGGCGACTATTCCGTGGGAGCGTGATCGTTTTGCTCAATTGAGTGAACAAAATAAACTTGATTCGATTGGTGACTTTTACCTACGTCACATTGGTATTTATGCATATCGTGCGGGTTTTATTCGTCAATATATTCAATGGGCACCTTCTGCTTTAGAACAGATAGAAATGTTAGAACAATTAAGAGTTCTTTGGTATGGTGAGAAAATACATGTAGCGGTGGCCAAACAAGCTCCGGCTATTGGGGTTGATACCCAAGAGGACTTAGATAAAGTTAGAGCATTATATCAGGAATAA
- a CDS encoding Trm112 family protein has protein sequence MKQLLLSAIACPKCHGQLEYDKQHQQLVCQNDRLVYSIKEGIPVLLASEANSLNQSNCNKE, from the coding sequence ATGAAACAACTGTTATTAAGTGCTATTGCTTGTCCTAAATGTCATGGACAATTAGAATACGATAAGCAACATCAACAATTAGTTTGCCAAAATGATAGGTTAGTTTACTCAATAAAAGAAGGGATACCGGTATTATTAGCAAGCGAAGCAAATTCACTAAATCAATCTAATTGTAATAAAGAATAA
- the lpxK gene encoding tetraacyldisaccharide 4'-kinase, whose product MIEKLWYGKNKSFWLLLPFSLLYGCISFIRRQLYKFGIFKAWQSPIPIIVIGNLSAGGNGKTPLAISLIEALKAKGLKVGLVSRGYGGKSDHYPLILDEHTTTAQAGDEPILIYQRTQIPIAVAPKRVEAVKELLKSYQLDVVLTDDGLQHYALARDIEIVVVDGKRLFGNGWWIPAGPMRERTNRLKSVDLIMINGDSSCDISNQYPDKTYTMQLTPSYAVNLLTNEKSQLSALHHICAIAGISNPKRFFDMLIKMNADLLHTESFADHQNFSLPLLEKIAESNQTLLMTEKDAVKCRQFALPNWWYLPIDATIPNQAIEKIYSLFVERKLQREKK is encoded by the coding sequence ATGATTGAGAAACTATGGTATGGTAAAAATAAATCATTTTGGTTGTTGTTGCCATTTTCATTATTGTATGGATGTATTAGCTTTATTCGTCGTCAATTATACAAGTTTGGTATATTCAAAGCATGGCAATCTCCAATTCCCATTATTGTCATTGGTAATTTATCAGCAGGAGGTAATGGTAAAACGCCTCTGGCAATCAGTTTAATTGAAGCCTTAAAGGCTAAAGGCCTGAAAGTTGGATTAGTCTCTCGTGGTTATGGTGGAAAATCCGACCATTATCCATTAATTTTAGATGAACATACTACCACTGCTCAAGCTGGTGACGAACCAATTTTAATTTATCAAAGAACTCAAATACCAATTGCGGTCGCACCTAAGCGAGTCGAGGCAGTTAAAGAATTATTAAAATCATATCAATTGGATGTTGTTTTAACTGATGATGGTTTACAGCATTATGCATTAGCTCGTGATATTGAGATCGTAGTCGTTGATGGTAAACGACTATTCGGAAACGGTTGGTGGATCCCAGCAGGTCCTATGAGAGAGCGAACAAATCGGTTGAAATCAGTAGATTTAATTATGATAAATGGTGACAGCTCGTGCGATATATCAAATCAGTATCCAGATAAAACTTATACTATGCAATTAACCCCTAGTTACGCGGTAAATCTACTAACCAATGAAAAAAGCCAATTATCGGCATTACATCATATTTGTGCCATTGCTGGTATTAGTAATCCAAAGCGATTCTTTGATATGTTAATAAAAATGAATGCAGATTTGTTACATACAGAATCTTTTGCTGATCATCAAAATTTTAGCCTGCCATTGTTAGAGAAAATAGCTGAAAGTAATCAAACACTTTTAATGACCGAAAAAGATGCAGTGAAATGTCGACAATTTGCATTACCTAATTGGTGGTATTTACCAATTGATGCTACGATACCCAATCAGGCTATTGAAAAGATTTATTCACTATTTGTAGAAAGAAAATTACAAAGAGAAAAAAAATGA